One region of Trichoderma breve strain T069 chromosome 7 map unlocalized scaffold00007, whole genome shotgun sequence genomic DNA includes:
- a CDS encoding fungal zn(2)-Cys(6) binuclear cluster domain-containing protein has translation MASNIRGNPTHFLKRSFSTPSVGGATPSSYLESQSLAPPMGEKKRNKLGYHRTSIACGHCRRRKIRCIISTEDQNRCVNCIRLKKECSFHPVDQQQPYDQKQQPPQTPGGSNTVTASSSPAISRGSSVDQGPQRQHYSSIPVAPLPSMGTPTIQTPQSEFFPQDMEASSNTISSGPSYAIGDSSSPGWMATDTDSDAMAKPRDPNAIWRPSFQANMGGQLSPYADPSASSTAWAGSNYASANEMGWNSSMPPPPRSMSFSGEMLGSHHTPQYYPVPQQNQIYERHSQHFPPMYSGGVPVGEADEGIEQAIDPAIMGSAVPSAAPMAWQQQAQQQPQQLIPQHQQHQITDTQAGVYRTWGEYGEGDRSQHM, from the exons ATGGCGTCCAATATTCGCGGCAATCCCACTCATTTCTTGAAACGATCCTTTTCGACGCCTTCGGTGGGTGGTGCAACCCCATCATCGTACTTGGAATCACAATCCTTGGCGCCACCGATGggtgaaaagaagaggaataaGCTTGGTTATCATCGAACATCAATCGCCTGCG GTCATTGCCGTCGACGTAAGATACGCTGCATTATTTCCACGGAGGACCAGAATCGGTGTGTCAATTGCATACGGCTCAAGAAAGAGTGCAGCTTTCACCCTGtggaccagcagcagccataCGAtcaaaagcagcagccaccccAGACACCTGGGGGTTCCAATACTGTgacggcatcttcatcgcccgCTATATCTCGTGGCAGCTCTGTCGATCAGGGACCGCAGCGACAACATTATTCTTCCATACCTGTCGCGCCGTTGCCCAGCATGGGCACTCCAACAATCCAGACACCTCAAAGCGAATTCTTTCCGCAAGACATGGAAG CTTCGTCTAATACCATATCGTCTGGACCATCATATGCTATAGGAgattcatcttcaccagGATGGATGGCCACGGATACAGATAGCGACGCAATGGCGAAACCTCGCGACCCGAACGCGATTTGGCGACCGTCGTTTCAAGCAAACATGGGCGGGCAACTTTCCCCATATGCTGATCCATCAGCTTCCTCGACCGCTTGGGCGGGCTCGAACTACGCGTCTGCCAACGAAATGGGATGGAATAGTAGCATGCCACCGCCTCCTCGCTCCATGTCCTTCAGTGGAGAGATGCTGGGAAGCCATCACACACCGCAGTACTATCCTGTGCCCCAGCAAAATCAAATCTACGAAAGGCATTCTCAACATTTTCCTCCCATGTACAGCGGAGGAGTGCCTGTGGGTGAGGCGGATGAAGGTATAGAGCAGGCCATTGACCCTGCAATAATGGGAAGTGCTGTCCCCTCAGCAGCACCAATGGCTTGGCAACAACAAGcacagcaacagccgcaaCAGCTCATACcacagcatcaacagcaccAAATAACAGATACTCAAGCGGGTGTTTATCGTACATGGGGAGAGTACGGTGAAGGCGATAGATCACAACACATGTAG
- a CDS encoding alpha/beta hydrolase family domain-containing protein gives MSDLQRAWAKSKLGLAPEPFEELDEAEEDQVPELPEGLDDDSSSASSVSSTGTIIPTPSQKLFARPQGVARGRTLEQIPWTTYFERELFLKSDTNPEVTYHVYLNSPVDKGPLYVMHHGAGSSGLSFALVGSEIRKRLPNAGILAVDCRGHGSTTAPDGAALDLRLDTLSSDLLAMVEATKTQMSWPELPPIVLVGHSLGGAVVTDLAMSGKLGTSLLAYAVLDVVEGSAMDALQSMQTYLSTRPGGFATVESGIDWHIRTRTIRNSVSARASVPALLVWDESKDVSRPWRWRTNLAATQPFWEDWFVDTELTIGQMQGKYALQVFPDAGHFIHEDKPEQTAISLVDFYRRNDRSALVLPPKVSELLRQGKKV, from the exons ATGAGCGACCTCCAGCGAGCTTGGGCAAAATCCAAGCTTGGGCTTGCTCCCGAGCCctttgaggagctggacgaggctgaggaagacCAGGTGCCGGAGCTGCCAGAGGGACTGGACGACGACTcgtcctcggcctcttcggTCTCCTCCACGGGAACGATTATCCCGACGCCGAGCCAGAAGCTCTTTGCTCGCCCCCAAGG CGTAGCGAGGGGCCGGACGCTGGAGCAGATTCCCTGGACAACCTACTTTGAACGAGAGCTGTTTCTCAAGTCGGATACAAACCCGGAGGTGACTTACCATGTATACCTCAACTCGCCAGTGGATAAGGGGCCATTGTACGTGATGCATCATGGTGCTGGATCTTCGGGGTTGTCTTTTGCTCTGGTAGGCTCTGAGATACGGAAACGACTGCCGAATGCTGGCATACTGGCAGTCGACTGCAGAGGCCACGGCTCTACTACTGCGCCTGATGGTGCGGCTCTGGATTTGAGACTTGATACGCTATCATCGGATCTGTTGGCCATGGTGGAGgcaacaaaaacacaaatGAGCTGGCCAGAGCTGCCCCCAATCGTCCTCGTGGGCCACTCATTGGGCGGCGCTGTTGTCACCGACCTGGCCATGTCTGGGAAACTAGGCACCTCCCTCCTAGCATATGCGGTCCTAGATGTCGTCGAGGGCTCTGCAATGGATGCACTCCAGAGCATGCAGACGTACCTGTCCACGCGACCAGGGGGGTTTGCAACTGTCGAGTCGGGCATTGACTGGCACATCAGGACTCGGACTATTAGAAACTCAGTTTCTGCTAGAGCCTCGGTGCCAGCCCTACTGGTCTGGGATGAGAGCAAAGATGTATCTCGCccctggagatggaggacaaATCTTGCGGCTACGCAGCCGTTTTGGGAAGATTGGTTCGTAG ACACTGAGTTGACAATTGGGCAGATGCAAG GAAAATATGCTCTCCAAGTATTCCCCGATGCTGGGCATTTCATTCACGAAGATAAACCAGAGCAGACAGCCATCTCTCTGGTCGACTTCTATCGGCGAAATGACAGGAGTGCGTTGGTCCTGCCACCAAAGGTCTCTGAGCTCCTGAGACAGGGCAAGAAAGTATAA